In Roseovarius arcticus, the genomic stretch AGGAAACCGGACATGCACCGTCTCCGCCTGTTTTCAGGCGGCGGGCCGAGTGATGGTGATCTGGGTCACATCGCAGTGACCGCCCTCGAACGCCCCGGCGGAAGAGGTCAGGTACAGATTCCACATCCGCCGGAATCGGTCGTCGAAACCCAGCCGCTTAATTTCGTCCCAGCGTCCGTTGAAGCTGTCATGCCAGCGCCGCAGTGTCTGGCTGTAGCTGTCGCCGAACTCAATCGAGTGCTGGACCTGCAATCCGGCGCGGTGCACCTCGTCGCGCAGCACGCCGGGGGACGGCAACATGCCGCCGGGGAAAATGTGTTTCTGGATGAAATCCACGCGCTTGCGGTAGATCTCGAACCGCGCGTCCTGCACCGTGATGATCTGCAAGGTGGCGTTGCGGCCCGGCTTCAGGCGGTCGCGAACGACCTGAAAGTAGGTAGGCCAGTATTTCTGGCCGACTGCCTCGAACATCTCGATGCTAGCGATGCCGTCGTAAAGTCCCTGATTGTCGCGATAGTCCTGCATCCTGATCTCGACGCGATCCTGCAACACCCTGGCCCGGATCCGTTCCACCGCGTAGTCGTGCTGCTCTTGAGAGAGCGTCAGCCCAGTTACGCGCAACCCACGCTCCGCTGCGGCATATTCCGCGAAGCCGCCCCAGCCCCAGCCGATTTCGAGCACATGATCGCCGGGCTGCGCCCCCACCTGGTCCACCATGCTTTCGTATTTCTGGTGTTGTGCCTGTTCCAACGGCTCCCGGCCGCTGCGAAAGAGGGCCGAGGAATAGGTCATCGTCTCATCCAGCCAGAGCCGGTAAAATTCGTTGCAATTTCGTAATGCGCCGCAATGTTCTTCCGCGCCTGCCGCATGGAGTTGCCCCGTTCGCTGACCGATGAGGGTATCCTGCGCTATGGCTTTCACGGGCTGTCATATGAATACATCGCCAGCACATTGCCCCAGCATCTTGGCGACCGCGCCGATGGGCGCGTGATTGTCGCCCATTTGGGCAGCGGGGCCAGCATGTGCGCCATGAAAGATCGGCGCAGCGTCGCAACCAGCATGGGTCTCACCGCGCTGGACGGGCTTGTGATGGGGCGCCGCTGCGGGTCGCTCGACCCTGGAGTCGTGCTCTACTTACTGGAGGAAAAAGGGCTAACGTCCGAGCAAATCACATCTTTGCTCTACTCGAAATCCGGTCTTCTCGGCGTGTCTGGCATCAGCAATGACATGGCGGTCTTGGAAGCAGACTCCTCCGCGCAAGCGCAAGAGGCAATAGAACTATTTTGCTATCGCGCCGCGCGTGAATTGACAGCACTTGCGACAGATATGGCCGGGATCGACGCCATCGTATTCACAGCAGGGATAGGAAAAAATTCTGCACTGGTGCGACGTCTGATTTGCCAACGCCTTGCATGGTTGGGAGTGGATCTGGACGTGACTGCAAATGAGCGGGGCATCGCACATATCCAATCGACGGCTTCGGATGTCAGCGTCATAGTTATTCCAACAGACGAAGAAGCGGTCATTGCAGCTAAAACACGGATGCTGACCTGCAGTGTGTGAGCAAGCCAAGTGCAGGGCGCACAAAATCGAAAAAAGTTCAAAGAGGCTGACTTCGGTCAACCCGAAGCTTGGCAACATCATCTAAGATAGTGTCGTAGCCAACCCAAAGGCAACGCGGTTTCGTCAGACGACCAGCATACAACATGCTGCCAATCCGCACATGCACTCTCAGGAAAGGTCACATCAGATGACACTCACAATGGATCAAATGGGCCAAGACCCCGCTTTTGAACGTTTTTTGCGCGCCACGGTTGGGGAGGACGTGAACGGCATCAATGTCTCCGTCATTTCAATGCTTGCAAGGCTCGAAGTCGACCCATGGACAGAGGCGTCTGATCTCGCTGCAATGCCGGATGGCCCGGCGCGCAAAAGGTTAAATACACTGATGACCCGCTTCAAAGACGTGCCAACACAGGGGCGCGACCAAGGCAAGATTATCTCAACCCTTCTTGACCTTCTTCCCAGAAAGAAAGTCGCCGCAAGTCCAAACACTCCAGACGTGGTGGCCAGACTGCCTGCGCTGGCGAAGGGTGTGCCATTCTACTGGTACATCCTTGCCTTTCTAATTCTCGGCTGGGTCATCAATCTTGCGAAAGTCCAATAGAATGCAGCGCCGTTTGAACACAATCTGGAGCAATTACACAGTAAATCCGACAATGAGAACCCTATGAAAACCGACGCAACACTTTGGGACATGGAAGAACGATTCTGGACGGAAGGTGCTGACAGCGCCCGCCATATGACGGCAAAAGACGCTGTCTTTGTCTTCCCCTACCCAGCCGGAATCCTGCAAGGGGAAGCTCTTTGGAGAGAGGCCGATGTCGCGCAACGATGGCGGTCCGTGGTGATGAGTGAGCGTCATGTGTCGGTGCAAGGCAACATTGCCGTTGTGGCCTATCGCGTCTCCGCCGAGCGCGGTGACATGCCAATCTATGAAGCGCTGTGCACATCGACCTACGTGAGAGACGACGACAGATGGTTGCGCCTAACCCACCAGCAGACACCGGTGAACTGAGTAACGACCGGAATAGTATCGGGACCGAATGTGATGCAGTCTGTTTGCTTGCTGCACATTTTTGGAGCTTTTTTGCGATGCCGTCCATAGTCAACGATGAGGTGTCGCTCGTATAAAAACCGCTGTTTTTGTTTGGCGTAAATCTAGCGATCAGGAGGTGTCCAATCTTTCTCAATCGGCGCGTCTCGTCGCCGCAATCGTAACGCAAGCCCAACTGAGACGCCCACACCAATGGCGATTGTCAGATCCGCGAACACGGTCAGGACGAGCGTCAGCAAAAGAAGAACGCGGTCCGATGCGCGCGCTTGCAGATAGCCGCGCCATTTGTGCGGCTCACTCATGTTCCAGGCTGTCAGGATCAGCAAACCGGCGAGTGCCGGCATCGCAAGATATCCGGCCAAAGGTGCTGCAAGCAACATGACCAACAGAATGGTCAGGGCGTGAACAATCCCCGCAACAGGCGTCTTGCCGCCCGCGCGCACATTTGTCGCCGTCCGAGCAATGGCGCCGGTCGCAGGCAGGCCCCCAAACAGGGCCGAACCAATATTGGCAAAGCCTTGTGCCAGCACTTCGGCATTGGGTCTATGGTTGCCACCGATCATCTTGTCCGCGACCAGTGCAGACAAAAGCGACTCGATACTCGCTAGGGACGCGATGACGATGGCCGACGGCAGCAATTCGATCATGCGTGCAAAGGTGATGTCGGGCAACGCGGGCATGGGCAACGCGCTTGGCAACGCCCCGAACCGCGAAAAAATCGTGTCCACCGGCAGCGTCGCCACGGCAACGATGGCCGACGTCAAACCCACAGCAACGACGAGCCCCGGAAATTTCGGCGCAATGCGGCGTAGGCCGACGATCATCAGCATTGCAGCAAGACCGATCCCCAGCGCTTGGACATTCAGCGACTGTTTGTTGGCCCAAAGAGCCTCAATTTTTCCAATAAATTCCGCTGGCGGCTGCGCCATCGACAGACCAAAAAAGTCTTTCAACTGGCTTGTCGCAATGATGATTCCGATCCCGATGGTGAAACCGTTGATCACCGGTTCAGGCACAAACGCGACAAGGTTTCCGGCCCGGAAATATCCGGCAACCAGCATGATGACACCTGCCATGAACGTCGCAAGGACGAGCCCATCATATCCATACTCAGCAATGACGCCGAAGACGACAACGATAAACGCTCCTGTCGGCCCGCCAATCTGCACCCGGCTACCGCCAAGCAGAGAAATCAAAAGTCCCGCGACAATCGCCGTCACCAATCCTTTCTCTGGTGGCGCCCCCGAGGCAATTGCAATCGCAAGGCTCAG encodes the following:
- a CDS encoding acetate/propionate family kinase, translating into MELPRSLTDEGILRYGFHGLSYEYIASTLPQHLGDRADGRVIVAHLGSGASMCAMKDRRSVATSMGLTALDGLVMGRRCGSLDPGVVLYLLEEKGLTSEQITSLLYSKSGLLGVSGISNDMAVLEADSSAQAQEAIELFCYRAARELTALATDMAGIDAIVFTAGIGKNSALVRRLICQRLAWLGVDLDVTANERGIAHIQSTASDVSVIVIPTDEEAVIAAKTRMLTCSV
- a CDS encoding nuclear transport factor 2 family protein, with translation MKTDATLWDMEERFWTEGADSARHMTAKDAVFVFPYPAGILQGEALWREADVAQRWRSVVMSERHVSVQGNIAVVAYRVSAERGDMPIYEALCTSTYVRDDDRWLRLTHQQTPVN
- a CDS encoding SulP family inorganic anion transporter; translation: MKPKILTTLKTYDRTQFAGDVVAGVTVAMVALPLSLAIAIASGAPPEKGLVTAIVAGLLISLLGGSRVQIGGPTGAFIVVVFGVIAEYGYDGLVLATFMAGVIMLVAGYFRAGNLVAFVPEPVINGFTIGIGIIIATSQLKDFFGLSMAQPPAEFIGKIEALWANKQSLNVQALGIGLAAMLMIVGLRRIAPKFPGLVVAVGLTSAIVAVATLPVDTIFSRFGALPSALPMPALPDITFARMIELLPSAIVIASLASIESLLSALVADKMIGGNHRPNAEVLAQGFANIGSALFGGLPATGAIARTATNVRAGGKTPVAGIVHALTILLVMLLAAPLAGYLAMPALAGLLILTAWNMSEPHKWRGYLQARASDRVLLLLTLVLTVFADLTIAIGVGVSVGLALRLRRRDAPIEKDWTPPDR